Proteins from a single region of Sediminitomix flava:
- a CDS encoding metal-dependent transcriptional regulator: MIKHDFSHSEENYIKTIFHLSEQEQNVSTNAIADVLKTKPASVSDMLKKLSQKEVLNYVKYKGVSLTEEGRKVALWIIRKHRLWEVFLVEKLHFSWDEVHDVAEQLEHIKSTRMIERLDEFLGFPKFDPHGDPIPDADGNFQEQQTILLCEATLKKGYKVVAVKDTEKALLQYLDKIGVGIGSKVEVLDKIEYDGSLELDIDARSRKIVSKQVAENILILEN, encoded by the coding sequence ATGATTAAGCACGACTTCAGTCATTCCGAAGAGAATTATATCAAAACCATATTTCATTTATCAGAACAAGAGCAAAATGTATCGACCAATGCTATTGCTGATGTTTTGAAAACAAAACCTGCTTCGGTTTCAGATATGTTGAAAAAACTTTCTCAAAAGGAAGTGCTCAATTATGTAAAATATAAAGGTGTTTCACTAACGGAAGAAGGCCGTAAAGTTGCACTTTGGATTATTCGAAAGCATCGACTTTGGGAAGTTTTCTTGGTTGAAAAACTGCATTTCAGTTGGGATGAAGTTCATGATGTAGCCGAACAGCTAGAGCATATCAAATCTACTCGAATGATTGAACGCTTAGACGAGTTTTTAGGCTTTCCTAAATTTGACCCACACGGCGATCCGATTCCTGATGCTGATGGAAACTTCCAAGAACAACAAACAATTTTACTGTGTGAAGCTACACTCAAAAAAGGCTATAAGGTCGTAGCTGTAAAAGATACAGAGAAAGCATTGCTTCAATACCTGGATAAAATAGGAGTAGGTATTGGTAGCAAAGTCGAGGTTTTAGATAAAATTGAGTATGATGGTTCTTTAGAATTAGATATTGATGCCCGTAGCCGAAAAATAGTTTCTAAACAGGTTGCTGAAAATATCTTGATTTTGGAAAACTAA